From the genome of Flavobacterium ovatum, one region includes:
- a CDS encoding SDR family NAD(P)-dependent oxidoreductase: MSVLDTFSLKGKVALVTGCKRGIGKAMAIGLAQAGADIIGVSASLETEGSAVEKEVTELGRKFKGYACDFSDRKALYAFIEAVKKDFPTIDILVNNAGTILRAPAAEHPDEMWDKVIEVNQNAQFILTREIGRDMIARGSGKVVFTASLLTFQGGITVPGYAASKGAIGQLTMAFANEWAGKGVNVNAIAPGYINTDNTEALRNDPVRSASILGRIPAGRWGKPEDFAGPTVFLCSEAASYMHGTTMLVDGGWMGR, encoded by the coding sequence ATGAGCGTTTTAGATACATTTAGTTTAAAAGGAAAAGTAGCCTTGGTTACAGGTTGCAAAAGAGGAATAGGAAAAGCAATGGCAATTGGATTAGCACAAGCAGGTGCTGATATTATTGGCGTTAGTGCATCATTAGAAACCGAAGGAAGTGCTGTTGAAAAAGAAGTAACCGAATTGGGTAGAAAATTCAAAGGATACGCTTGCGATTTCAGTGATAGAAAAGCATTATATGCTTTCATAGAAGCTGTAAAAAAAGATTTCCCAACAATTGATATTTTGGTAAACAACGCAGGTACTATTTTAAGAGCTCCTGCAGCAGAACACCCAGATGAAATGTGGGATAAAGTAATTGAAGTCAATCAAAATGCACAGTTTATCTTAACTAGAGAAATTGGTAGAGATATGATCGCTAGAGGAAGTGGAAAGGTAGTTTTCACGGCTTCATTATTGACTTTTCAAGGTGGAATAACTGTTCCTGGCTATGCAGCTAGTAAAGGTGCTATTGGTCAATTGACTATGGCTTTTGCTAACGAATGGGCAGGAAAAGGGGTTAACGTAAATGCAATTGCACCTGGATATATCAACACCGATAATACAGAAGCATTACGTAATGACCCCGTTCGTTCGGCTTCAATCTTAGGTAGAATTCCAGCAGGTCGTTGGGGAAAACCTGAAGATTTTGCAGGACCTACAGTATTCTTATGTTCAGAGGCAGCTTCTTACATGCACGGTACTACGATGCTTGTTGACGGTGGTTGGATGGGAAGATAA
- a CDS encoding alcohol dehydrogenase catalytic domain-containing protein: protein MKATIYEGNKTFTVINREIENPANGEVRIKVAYVGVCGTDVHIYHGMMDKRVSIPETIGHEMSGTIDAVGEGVTGYAVGDKVVVRPLDDRKAKASDKGFNHICEELKFIGIDSPGAMQEYWNVPAFTLHKLKDNTNLKLAALIEPLSVATHDVRRSGLVKGETAVVLGGGPIGLLVAMVAKDAGAQVIISEVNENRIAKAKELGFDAVNPIKIDLVEYVKGKTEGRKADVVFEVAGVQPALDIMCEVAGIRGRILMVAIHGEKKPVDLFKFFWKELSLIGARVYEKEDYEKAIELITANELPFEQMITDVQPLSNIQQVFENIDKNPEGLKVLMDCQL from the coding sequence ATGAAAGCAACTATTTATGAAGGGAATAAAACCTTCACTGTAATTAACAGAGAAATTGAAAATCCAGCAAATGGCGAAGTACGAATCAAAGTAGCCTACGTAGGTGTATGTGGAACTGACGTGCATATCTACCACGGAATGATGGACAAGCGTGTAAGCATTCCAGAAACTATTGGACACGAAATGTCTGGCACGATTGATGCTGTAGGTGAAGGCGTTACAGGATATGCTGTTGGAGACAAAGTTGTTGTCCGCCCTTTGGATGACCGCAAAGCAAAAGCATCTGATAAAGGATTCAATCACATTTGCGAGGAATTAAAATTCATCGGAATCGATAGCCCAGGTGCTATGCAAGAATACTGGAATGTTCCAGCTTTTACACTTCACAAATTAAAAGACAATACCAACTTAAAACTAGCTGCTTTAATTGAGCCGCTTTCTGTTGCAACTCACGATGTACGTCGTAGTGGCTTGGTAAAAGGAGAAACTGCTGTGGTATTAGGTGGTGGTCCAATCGGTTTATTAGTAGCTATGGTTGCCAAAGATGCTGGAGCACAGGTCATCATCTCTGAAGTAAACGAAAACCGTATTGCAAAAGCTAAGGAATTAGGTTTTGATGCTGTAAACCCTATCAAAATTGACTTAGTTGAATATGTAAAAGGAAAAACAGAAGGTCGTAAAGCCGATGTTGTTTTTGAAGTAGCAGGTGTTCAACCAGCACTTGACATTATGTGTGAAGTAGCAGGTATTAGAGGTAGAATCTTAATGGTAGCCATACACGGAGAGAAAAAACCAGTGGATTTATTCAAATTTTTCTGGAAAGAATTAAGCTTAATCGGTGCTCGTGTTTACGAAAAAGAAGATTACGAAAAAGCAATCGAATTAATTACAGCAAACGAATTGCCTTTCGAACAAATGATTACAGATGTACAGCCACTATCAAACATCCAACAAGTTTTTGAAAACATTGACAAAAACCCAGAAGGATTGAAAGTATTGATGGACTGTCAATTATAG
- a CDS encoding IclR family transcriptional regulator → MTQEKEDLKSNYNVPNLERGLQIIELLAIHPKGLTLSEILQTLDVTKSSAFRITNTLIFKNYLQKNETTKKITLSRKMLTLGISSMNEQSIVELSIDIMRALRDELKESVMLGVVLGNSGTILEQVSSSYPVKLFVELGTRFHLHSSVGGKSILAFLPDEEVDAILSSVKFEKFTKNTITSKKEFKEQLKTVRELGYAIDNGEDIQGIHCIGAPVFNEQGTPVACLWITAPHGRLPHSEFEEKGKIIAKYALEISTKLGYIER, encoded by the coding sequence ATGACTCAAGAAAAAGAAGATTTAAAATCAAACTATAACGTTCCAAATTTAGAAAGAGGATTACAAATCATAGAATTATTAGCAATACACCCAAAAGGACTTACTTTGTCTGAAATCCTTCAGACTTTGGACGTAACCAAATCTAGTGCCTTTCGTATAACCAATACTTTGATTTTTAAAAACTATCTTCAAAAGAACGAAACCACCAAAAAAATAACACTTTCGAGAAAGATGTTAACCTTGGGAATTTCTTCAATGAATGAGCAAAGTATTGTCGAATTATCGATTGATATCATGAGAGCATTACGTGACGAGTTGAAGGAATCAGTAATGCTGGGCGTAGTTCTTGGTAATAGCGGTACTATCTTAGAACAAGTCTCCTCCTCCTATCCTGTAAAACTTTTTGTTGAATTGGGAACGCGTTTCCATTTGCACAGTTCTGTTGGTGGAAAATCAATTTTAGCCTTTCTTCCAGACGAAGAAGTAGATGCCATTTTGAGTTCGGTTAAATTTGAAAAATTCACCAAGAATACCATTACTTCCAAAAAAGAATTTAAAGAACAATTAAAAACCGTTCGAGAATTAGGATATGCAATTGATAACGGTGAAGATATTCAAGGAATCCATTGTATTGGAGCTCCTGTTTTTAATGAGCAAGGTACACCTGTTGCCTGTCTTTGGATTACAGCTCCGCATGGTCGATTACCCCATTCGGAATTTGAGGAAAAAGGAAAGATAATCGCTAAGTATGCTTTAGAAATATCTACTAAACTTGGTTATATCGAAAGGTAA
- a CDS encoding family 16 glycosylhydrolase, with the protein MKFFKTLMFITFSIVIATACTKDEAPAPTPKATSVITKTPVGATLYSEIETGGTITLGNDNLTITERGICWGETTNPTTATNKKITTSTSNIFDLTLTGLKENQIYYLKAYFVAGSVTFYGDQKQLTTAKKPSEVSFLPSAGNNKSWVIQPVFSNEFNYDGKTADFTTNWQDRFFNGWTGALPTVYSASQSTITGGELVYKATIEKKSTGDIIRTGVVTSKTKVGYPMYMEARVKISESSLASAVWMLSEDSTQEIDNLEAYGDKTNDYYSKRLHLSHHVFIRTPFQDYQPSGLETYYADGKGTQWANDYHNYGVLWLDPFTLKYYVDGVLVRTTPTNQIDPNNYAGGTGLTKDMYLIISAASQPWRQSQGINYFTDPSVLDDARSTMRVDWIRVYKPE; encoded by the coding sequence ATGAAATTTTTCAAAACACTAATGTTCATTACTTTTTCTATTGTCATAGCGACTGCATGTACAAAAGACGAAGCACCAGCGCCGACTCCCAAAGCTACTTCCGTTATCACCAAGACTCCTGTAGGCGCAACTTTATATTCTGAAATTGAAACGGGAGGAACCATCACTTTAGGAAATGACAATTTAACAATTACCGAAAGAGGAATCTGCTGGGGAGAAACCACCAACCCAACTACAGCAACCAATAAAAAAATAACTACTAGTACTTCCAATATATTTGATCTCACTTTGACAGGATTAAAAGAAAACCAAATCTATTACCTAAAAGCCTATTTTGTAGCTGGTTCCGTAACTTTTTATGGTGATCAAAAACAACTGACAACTGCCAAAAAACCAAGCGAAGTTAGTTTTCTACCAAGTGCTGGAAACAATAAAAGCTGGGTTATTCAACCTGTTTTCTCCAATGAGTTTAATTATGATGGAAAAACAGCCGATTTTACCACCAACTGGCAAGACCGTTTCTTCAATGGATGGACAGGAGCTCTTCCAACTGTATATTCTGCTTCTCAATCAACCATTACTGGTGGCGAATTAGTCTACAAAGCTACCATCGAAAAAAAATCAACTGGAGATATAATTCGAACAGGAGTAGTTACTTCTAAAACTAAAGTCGGCTATCCAATGTATATGGAAGCACGAGTGAAAATTAGCGAATCTTCATTAGCTTCAGCTGTTTGGATGCTCAGCGAAGACTCAACTCAGGAAATTGACAATCTAGAAGCTTATGGCGATAAAACGAATGATTACTACTCCAAACGTTTACACTTAAGTCATCATGTCTTCATAAGAACACCATTTCAGGATTACCAGCCATCTGGTTTGGAAACCTATTATGCTGATGGCAAGGGAACACAATGGGCAAACGATTACCATAATTATGGAGTATTATGGTTAGATCCTTTTACATTAAAATATTATGTAGATGGTGTACTAGTAAGAACAACGCCAACCAACCAAATTGACCCTAATAATTATGCTGGTGGAACTGGACTTACCAAGGATATGTATTTAATTATTTCGGCCGCATCCCAACCCTGGAGACAATCACAAGGCATAAATTATTTTACTGATCCATCCGTGTTGGATGATGCTCGATCAACTATGCGTGTGGACTGGATTAGAGTCTATAAGCCTGAATAG
- a CDS encoding glycosyl hydrolase — protein sequence MEEEKQLKKDAIELKDKLGIMDVNHLSAASKRALKWPKELGNEWFIEFGNLQPLKGDLAYEEGVVRRDPSAIIQENGKYYVWYTKSTGPTQGFGGDMANEKVFPWDRCDIWYATSQDGWTWKEEGIAIPRGKKGSYDDRSVFTVEIMKWDKKYYLCYQTVEGIYNIRVQEKVGMAWSNSPNGPWTKLDAPVIAPAQNGVWKGTTDNRFMVEKKGDFDSHKTHDPCILPYKGKFYLYYKGEQMGEEMTFGGRQIRHGVAIADNPLGPYVKSPYNPISNSGHEICVWPYNGGIASLITTDGPEKNTIQWSPDGINFEIMASIKDAPHAIGLNRTADNEKDPTEVLRWGLTHIYNNGNYQSIMRFSSARKTTHTAIGEKSANGKTEK from the coding sequence ATGGAGGAAGAAAAACAACTAAAAAAAGATGCTATCGAACTTAAAGATAAGTTAGGTATTATGGATGTCAACCACTTAAGTGCCGCTTCAAAAAGAGCCTTAAAATGGCCTAAAGAATTAGGAAACGAATGGTTTATCGAGTTTGGAAACTTACAACCCCTTAAAGGTGATTTGGCTTACGAAGAAGGTGTTGTACGAAGAGATCCTAGTGCTATCATCCAAGAAAACGGAAAATACTATGTTTGGTACACAAAAAGTACTGGTCCAACACAAGGATTTGGTGGAGATATGGCCAATGAAAAAGTTTTTCCATGGGATCGTTGCGATATTTGGTACGCAACTTCTCAAGATGGTTGGACATGGAAAGAAGAAGGTATTGCAATACCTAGAGGTAAAAAAGGATCTTATGATGATCGTTCTGTTTTCACAGTTGAGATCATGAAATGGGATAAGAAATATTATTTATGCTACCAAACTGTTGAAGGAATCTACAACATACGAGTTCAAGAAAAAGTAGGAATGGCATGGTCTAACTCGCCAAATGGTCCTTGGACAAAATTGGATGCTCCCGTTATCGCACCTGCTCAAAATGGTGTTTGGAAAGGTACTACGGACAACCGTTTTATGGTAGAAAAAAAAGGAGATTTTGACAGCCATAAAACGCATGATCCATGTATATTACCATACAAAGGTAAATTCTATTTGTACTACAAAGGAGAACAAATGGGTGAAGAAATGACTTTTGGTGGTCGCCAAATTCGTCATGGAGTCGCTATAGCTGACAATCCACTTGGACCATACGTAAAATCACCTTATAACCCAATAAGTAATAGTGGACACGAAATTTGCGTTTGGCCTTACAACGGCGGAATTGCATCATTAATCACCACTGATGGTCCAGAAAAAAACACCATTCAATGGTCACCAGATGGAATTAATTTTGAGATTATGGCTTCGATTAAAGACGCACCCCATGCAATTGGCTTAAACAGAACAGCAGATAATGAAAAAGACCCAACTGAGGTTTTAAGATGGGGATTAACTCATATATATAACAATGGAAACTACCAAAGTATTATGCGTTTTTCATCAGCTAGAAAAACAACCCATACAGCTATTGGTGAAAAATCAGCAAACGGAAAAACAGAGAAGTAG
- a CDS encoding glycoside hydrolase family 2 TIM barrel-domain containing protein — MKKIKSKYSVKKIVQLGILNLITVCACAQNNTQDFNFDWNFKLENSSQSNWKNVNLPHDWSVGFSFDSIKGEGATGYLLGGIGWYKKDFKVKPSKNETTYILFDGIYNNSTLWLNDKKLGEHPYGYSPFFYDLSAYLNNNSNQIKVKVDHSRYADSRWYTGSGIYRNVKLVTKNNLHIPIWGTYITTPHVSLQESKVHLEVNVKNNFDKDETFDIITTILDGKGKKVAEQTTKGKVSSKEETKFNIDTTVKNPKLWDVVSPSMYTAQFKIVQNGKTVDENQTKFGIRTIKFDANTGFYLNGQNMKIKGVCLHHDAGLVGAAVPEGVWRRRFEKLKEAGVNAIRISHNPGSDEFISLCDEMGIMVQDEFFDEWDNPKDKRKNMKEQSVDAITRGYGEHFQEWAERDLKNTMLAHRNHPSIIQWSIGNEIEWTYERNAKATGFFDNMDWSGNYFWSLPPNSIEKIQENLRTLPREKYDIGETAKKLAKWTKEMDTTRYVIANCILPSSSYESGYADALDMIGYSYRRVVYDYGHKNYPELPIMGTENVAQWHEWKAIMERPFISGTYLWTGIDYLGEANKQWPKKGIDSGILDYAGFEKPSYHMMKSLWNDAPELYIATQRLDKSIYKIDEQTGEPVEKKKNGWENALWVWHDVNEHWEYQSGDKTIVEIYSNCDEVELFLNEKSLGKKKLTDFDDHIYKWSVPFQSGKLTARGTKSGKTISSERVTPTEAYRVQLTTDKTSLSADGYDVAHIVAQVVDKDNNPVKTVNPTITFSIDGNVKILGVDNGAVDNVQDFQSNTITTSKGRCLLIVQSKKGAKVDATVQIEKIVLENNKINFTEKTNFTSKIKLSNKN; from the coding sequence GTGAAGAAAATAAAATCCAAATATTCCGTAAAAAAAATAGTTCAGCTCGGCATTCTTAATTTAATTACCGTTTGTGCTTGTGCTCAAAATAACACTCAAGACTTTAATTTTGATTGGAATTTCAAATTAGAAAATTCTAGTCAAAGTAATTGGAAAAATGTAAACCTCCCACATGATTGGAGTGTTGGTTTTTCATTTGATTCTATAAAAGGAGAAGGTGCAACAGGATATCTTTTAGGAGGTATTGGTTGGTACAAAAAAGATTTTAAAGTAAAACCTAGCAAAAATGAAACTACCTATATTCTATTTGACGGAATATATAACAATAGTACTTTGTGGCTAAATGATAAAAAATTGGGAGAACACCCATACGGATATTCTCCATTTTTTTATGATTTAAGTGCTTATTTAAACAATAACAGCAATCAAATTAAGGTAAAAGTAGACCATTCAAGATATGCTGATAGCCGCTGGTACACTGGATCTGGTATTTACAGAAATGTAAAGTTAGTAACCAAAAACAACCTACATATTCCTATTTGGGGAACTTATATCACAACTCCACACGTGTCTTTGCAAGAAAGCAAAGTTCACTTAGAAGTTAATGTTAAAAACAACTTTGATAAGGATGAAACTTTTGACATCATCACAACAATACTTGATGGTAAAGGCAAAAAAGTAGCCGAGCAAACCACAAAAGGAAAAGTAAGTTCCAAGGAAGAAACAAAATTCAACATCGATACCACTGTAAAAAATCCAAAATTATGGGATGTAGTGAGTCCTAGTATGTACACGGCACAATTTAAAATTGTACAAAACGGAAAAACAGTCGATGAGAATCAGACTAAATTTGGAATCCGAACTATCAAATTTGATGCGAATACTGGTTTTTACCTAAATGGTCAAAACATGAAAATCAAAGGGGTTTGTTTGCATCATGACGCTGGTCTTGTAGGAGCTGCTGTACCAGAAGGAGTTTGGAGAAGACGCTTTGAAAAACTAAAAGAAGCGGGAGTAAACGCAATCAGAATCTCTCACAATCCAGGTTCAGATGAATTTATTTCGCTTTGTGACGAAATGGGAATAATGGTTCAAGATGAGTTTTTTGATGAATGGGACAATCCAAAAGACAAGCGTAAAAACATGAAAGAACAATCAGTAGACGCCATTACCCGCGGATACGGTGAACATTTTCAAGAATGGGCAGAACGTGATTTAAAAAATACCATGTTAGCACATAGAAACCACCCAAGCATCATCCAATGGAGTATTGGAAATGAAATTGAATGGACATACGAACGAAATGCAAAAGCCACTGGGTTCTTTGATAATATGGATTGGAGCGGAAATTATTTCTGGTCACTTCCTCCTAATTCTATTGAGAAAATTCAAGAAAACTTGCGCACCCTACCTAGGGAGAAATACGATATTGGTGAAACTGCTAAAAAACTGGCAAAGTGGACAAAAGAAATGGACACTACTCGCTATGTAATTGCTAACTGTATCCTTCCGTCATCTAGTTATGAATCAGGATATGCAGATGCATTAGACATGATTGGTTACAGCTACCGCAGAGTAGTTTACGATTATGGACATAAAAACTATCCTGAATTACCAATAATGGGTACTGAAAACGTAGCACAATGGCACGAATGGAAAGCCATTATGGAACGCCCTTTTATATCGGGGACGTATTTATGGACAGGTATTGATTATTTGGGCGAAGCCAATAAACAATGGCCTAAAAAAGGAATAGATAGTGGAATATTAGATTATGCTGGATTCGAAAAACCATCCTACCACATGATGAAATCATTATGGAATGATGCTCCTGAATTATATATTGCCACACAAAGACTGGATAAATCAATCTATAAAATTGATGAACAAACAGGAGAGCCTGTAGAAAAAAAGAAAAATGGATGGGAAAATGCACTTTGGGTTTGGCATGATGTCAACGAACATTGGGAGTACCAATCTGGAGACAAGACAATTGTCGAAATCTACTCGAATTGTGATGAAGTCGAATTATTTTTGAATGAAAAATCATTAGGAAAGAAAAAACTAACCGATTTTGACGATCATATTTACAAATGGTCCGTTCCTTTTCAATCAGGAAAATTAACTGCAAGAGGTACAAAATCAGGAAAGACGATCTCATCGGAAAGAGTTACTCCAACAGAAGCTTACCGTGTTCAATTAACAACAGACAAAACTAGCCTTTCCGCAGATGGATATGATGTAGCACATATCGTAGCACAAGTAGTTGATAAAGACAATAACCCAGTAAAAACAGTGAATCCAACAATCACATTTTCGATTGATGGAAACGTAAAAATACTTGGAGTAGATAATGGAGCAGTCGATAATGTTCAGGATTTTCAATCAAATACTATAACCACTTCAAAAGGAAGATGTTTGCTTATTGTTCAATCGAAAAAAGGAGCAAAAGTAGATGCTACCGTTCAAATTGAAAAAATTGTTCTTGAAAATAATAAAATAAATTTCACAGAAAAAACTAATTTCACTAGTAAAATTAAATTAAGTAATAAAAATTAA